CACAGGAACTGGAAGAAACCTCCAGGGATAATTCTGGGTGACTCAATCTCTCCATCTGCCCACTGCCACCCCCAGCAGATGCACACAGCTTTCCACCCACTCGACATTCTCCTTGGCCTGGCAGAGGTGACACAGGAGCCTCCTTGGCAGACCCTACTTCTAGAACTGCCCCTCTGGGCTCTACTCTGATTCAAGGTTTCTATTTTTAGGCCTCAGTTCAAAGCCTCATTCTCTTCTCTGTTTGTGCCTCTAGATTTCCTGCTTAATTACATCACTAGCCTTGACTCTTATGGCACCTCAAAAGGTCCAGCAGAGATGGAAACGGCAGCATTAGCTGCTGCACCTGAAGATGGCTCAGACACGACAAATTCTATGTAGCaaatgacttagaaataagcAGAGGCAAGAACATGGGATGGAAAGGGAGTTAGGAGTCAACCTTCAGTGCTAGGATCCTGAATCAAGACTTAAGTCAATCACCAATAATTATTAGGCAACCAGAGAAAATTAAGTACACAGCACACTAGGCCCTGAAGGGACTATAGTAAAAGTACAAGAACTGGATCCTACCCTTGGGGAGGTGCAACACATGACAAACCAGCAGAGCAGAAAAGACCATGTGTAATTATATGCTAATTTGGTACAGAAACAAGTCTAAAAACAAACTCGTCACTTCTCCTTCCTGACTTCCCAATTTCTATATATTCAAAAACTTTTACCCCACCCCCAGGCACCCAGGCCTGAACCCCACCCTCCCCCCCGTTgactccttcctccctttcctcGCGCACTCGCTTCCAGCAGCCTGGAGgccattcctttcttttctccccccccacctccttccttcccacctgCTTCCAGAACTTCTCCAAGCTATCTTATGCAGAACTCCTGTATTAATCCTCCTAAGACACTACGTTCACCAGGTACAGTAGGAATGGGAACCTGAGAACTAGAAATTTAAACCTCTGAGGCTGGAATTCAAGCCTTTCCAGAATTTAGTTCTAATTTTCCAGCTTCCTCTTCCACCATATACTCCCGCAGGAACTCCTTGCAGCAGCCAAACGCGGTCCTGTGCGCCCCACAGTCTGTGCACTCCACCTCACTGTTTGGTGCCTTCTTAGCCCATCTTCCCCGTTCTTTAAGGCCTCGCTCAAATGTTCTCTCCTCACTGAATCACCTTCCACTCCACTTAGCCCCAGCCTCCTAAAGAAGCTGTCCGCATTTTAGCATTTTCAGCTCTTGCTTCgtacctttctttttctctaggaATGCTTTGTCCACTCCCCGTCACCTTCATGACACAGAACGCAAAGACTGTTTGAACTCAATTTTCATAACATCTCGTATGGCAGGTATTCATTAAGTGTCGATTAACTGTGGTAATGACAGGACTTTAGAGACGGCTTAAGTCATCAAGAGACGCTttgtggggaaggagacagtgatGGGGAACAGGGCCTCTAGGTAAGGAAAGCAGTGTTAggagtgttaggcaggaaaacagatatataTCTAAGCGGggttgaaagagaaaaaggccagaaagtccactaaaaaagacccaaaattaatcaattaaagctcaaaaaaccaagagcaacttggcctggaatgtctgaatacttcccagataaaggaaggcacctcagcacagcccctgtctttattgtgttaatcatgcaggcccctTCTTTACCTTTACCTGCCTGCCGTTTTTTCCCCTTCCGGCCccaagtagtttgtaacctaggcaactaatttagcatgcagccccagccgtaaacaacagagtaaaaggcagggaagattccatcttaaagattgtatttaaTACCCAGGAAtattactctttagcaaacagacaataactcagcccaccttgggggctgggggggCAGCCTGTgtgatctgctcccagaccaagatgagGATttctcccagggagaaatcagagcaggaacttccttgtgttaagttaattctaagtattcaacgACCACtaaacaagtctgcacccccagcccttagtcacattcctaatgAATCCTTAcgagggggaacccccaacctttcggggcgctcctctctctgaggtcgctcATACTTTCTAAGTGTgcaaccttttaactttaaactctctcttttAACCTTTCAGGgcgcactcctctctctgaggtcacccacacttcctaagtgtgtaaccttttaatcttaaattttctctccccaaacctttcagggcgcctctccttgctgaggttgctCTGCtgcacttttctctctttaagttactttaaataaaacttttactctgcttcactactgtgtctctgcccttcaattctttgtcaccgccgggacaaggaccgaggaaaataTACAACGCTCCCCCAACAGGACAGGCACATCCGACTCACCAAAGCAACAAAGTCTATCAAGAAGCTACAAAGAGGAAGCAGTGGGATGATTTGATTAAATAGAAGTGGAGGAGCAGAATGAAGAATGGACTGAGGGAAGGTGGGGGGAGACCTGAGACCCTGGGCCCAGCAGAGGTTTCTATAATAATTTTGGCAAACCATGGAGTGACGAGAACCTAGTAAAATGGTTCTGAACCCAAAGCCCTGGTTCGTTCAATTGCTCCAGTTGGCACCATTAAAACATGAGAACTATGAAGgcaaacagagaacaggaatggaaGGAATCTTAACGCTGCCTGAAATATCATTCTAACAATGCGAAAGGGTCAAAGGCCAGACTCAGCTCTAATCTCTAGGGATACCATCCCATTcgcccctcaccatcttccgtcTCCCTCAAAACCAGGCCTATCCCTCTCCTATTTCAAAATATAACTCTAAACTTAgcctattaaattattttaacgtTCTAGTTAACATCTGTGAATCAGAACAATTCCAGTGTGTTATGTTCAGTTGGTGGAATGGCTCTGGGCAAGTGCTTAGATGAGTCAGGTGTCCTCTGTGATATTGTGACAGCAGTACCTGCTTCTTTAGGATATTTGATAAATGAGCTAAATGTCTTTGGAGCACTCTGAGCTTCTTGGAGAACCATTCCACATATAAAGAAGGCTTTGCAACCTGCCTCCTACTGCAGATTTTGCAAAGGTAACCTAGGTTCAACCACCTGAAGGGTGTTTCTTATTACTGTCCCCCAACTGGAGGAAACAGCCATCACCTCCAAGAGCCTGGAAGCTCTAGTAAATAAGAGATGTCTGCACAAAGCAGAATGTAGGCATCCTGTCTGTCTTATCACCCTAACCAATTTGTCTTCACTGAAAGAGGCCTCCAAGGTCCTCCTCTAGCCCATAGGAGAGTTAACTTATTAACTCCTTCAGCAGAGTACTACTTGCTAACAAGGTTAACCTACATTTTCTTTCATAGTAAAATTAATTAGCAATTACAGCAATAGGCCGCTATAACAAATAGCATCAAGCTATGCTCTTCAGCTTTGCTTAGAGTAGATTACCAATGAATGATTCCTTAAGATGCTCGAATGTGTGTGTGTTGCGCGCGGGCAGGGTGGGGATTGGGGGGGGAGTCCCCAACACCGATTTCACCATGCTTGGTCACTGCAGGGAAAAGGTAGAGCTCTGTTCTTGCTCTTTCTTTGAGTTATTCTCAGTTCAAACATTCTGCCTGCGCGAAGCGGTCACTTATCCTCGAATACATGATTTACAGAATTCACAATTCTGAAGCTGTACGTTTATGTTCAGAGGCACTACGCTCCCGGAGTTTCAGCCCAAATCCAGAGCGTTTCCCTTCGTCAGGAATTGAGGCGCAGGGGTCCGAGAGGCACGCGGCCCCATCACATCTCCCCAGAGCGCCGATGCATGTCAGCCGGAAGCGCTAGGCTGTTCTCCCGGAGCTCGCGGGGCCGGGACAGGACTCGAGCTCACGGCGCGGCGCGCGGGAGCGCGAGAAGGCGCCGCAGCACAGGGCGCCCTGCCGGGGAAGGGGCGTGATAGCGGAACGCTCGCGGCGAGCGCGAGGGCAAGCGTGAACTGCCGGGAGGCGCCCCCGCGGGGCCTGGGGCAAGGGCGAAGGGGTGAGGAGATGGGAGGCTCGGCGACTCGAGCGCAGGCAGAGGCGGCCGCAGCTACTCACTCAGCCAGGACTCCAAGCTCTCCCCTTCCGCCTCCGCCATATTGCAGCCCCCCTGGCCGGCCTTGCGCCCTCAAACCTCGCGAGAACCTGTAAGAGACGAAGCGGGGCGGGGCCTGCATGGGGGCCTGAGAGAAGCGAGCGCCGCCAATGGGGGTTGCGCCAGACTGTGACGAATAACGGGAGGGCGAATGTTTCCTTCTGACTCTTCCCTTTGGACCTCGGAGTGAGAGACTCTGAACGCCCAGATTAATAGGATGACGCACAGGTTTAGGGCCTTGGGGAGCCTTTTCCTCGTCTCTCGTCACTCGCTCAGGCACACCGGGGGCATGCCTGTGGGGTCCTCATCTCCAAAGAAGATGGCTGCCCGGGTGGTGACGGCTACACGAGAGTGGTCGCGCTTGGCGCTCGGCTCGCGGAGTGCTGTCCTTCGACTTCCAGAGTGAGAGGGCGGCGGGCAGCTGGAGGGCCGTTTGGGTCTTCAAGGAGAGACCTGCGGGGAAGGATAGGGGCCACAGGCAGGCCGCGCGAGTCTTGGAGATCGCCTGGGGACCGGGATACCTGGGTCCCAAGTCTCCTCTACGTGACTTTATGCCACCCTGAAGGCTTCGTGactgcccccgccccgccccagggGCTTCCAGCTCGGAGCTGAAAGTGCGGTCGTGGTAGAGAGAGCTGGGATTTCCTGTATTTGGAGGTGGGAAAGATGCACAGCGGGGCACCTATCCTGAGGCTCAAAAGCCCGTCCTTACGTGGGCATTTGACGAGGAGACTTCCCTGGATTGTTTGGGGGAGGTTCTCCTACACTTCAGACAAAAGCCAGACTTAAGGCAGTGAGGTTTGGCTGGTAGTCTCCACGCCGTGCGCTCTCGTCGGCGGGTTGGCGAACATGTCTGTTGTTAAGGCAAGCCTTTTCACTTGTGGAGTCAGCTTTTGCCCGCCTCTCCCCCCTCCCAGGCTAACCCAGGTGAGGTGGAGCCGCTATGGGCCTGAATACAGGGATCCCCAGATTGACAAGGACTATTACCGCAAGCCCTTGGCAGAGCTGACTGAGGAGGAGAAGTATGAGCGGGAGCTCAAGAAAACTCAGTTTATCAAAGCTGCCCCAGCGACAAAAACAAGTTCTGTGTTTGAAGACCCAGTGATCAGGTTAGATGGAAACAAGCACTTCTGTTTCTTGGGACTGGGACCGGCCCAGGGAGGGTCTATCTCAGAGATTACATGACACAGTGTTGGAAAGCTAAACATGTTGCTTTTCTTCTTGAAGTAAATTCACCAACATGATGATGAAAGGAGGAAACAAAGTGCTGGCCAGGTCCCTCATGACACAGGTAAACAGACCACTTTCCTGTGTCATCTTTCTGCTTGGCACTGGAAGTGTAGCTTTGAAGAGTGGATTCATATAACTGCATTAAAGTGACCATCCCTGTATGTGTGCGGGGGGGGCTTTAATGAAGTACTGCAGGACTCAACAACTGCTATTTCCGCTCCGCGTCACAACTCTCAGCCCACTCTTTCTGTCTTAGTCCAGGAAAGAGGGAGGCAGTGAAAACCTTTGTCTTAGAAGTGTTGAGGGAGGAGCTGCACTGCCGTAGAAGAAGGGGGTGATGGGAGTAAAAGGCAAGGTACTGGCTCGGCTGTGGAAACCCCTTAAGGAGCCTGGAGCGACCTCTTCCGCTGTATCCCTTTGCAGACTCTGGAGGCTGTGAAAAGGAAGCAGTTTGAGAAGTACCATGCCGCTGCGGCCGAGGAACAGGCAGCCATTGAACGCAACCCCTACACCATCTTCCACGAAGCACTGAAGAACTGCGAGCCTGTGATTGGGCTGGTTCCCATCCTCAAGGGCGGCCACTTCTACCAGGTGAGGGCGGGAAAGCACATCTGCCCACATGTGAGACAAGATGGTGGGAGGGCCCAGACTGACAGCTTTCTAGGAACTGGGACTGTCAGGATCTGCTTGTCTGAGTCCCATAGTGCTCAGACTCACGGGCAGAAGGTGGAGAAGAGAGCAAAGAAGCATCCAAAGGGCCTCTCCTGGAATCCCGCCCCCTCCGTCTGGCATCCTTTGTTCCAAGCTGTAAGCTTCTCATGGTGAGGGCTGTGTTAACACCTCATTTTTACACACCATTGTTTGGTGTCCTGCTGACCTGTAGCCAGTGtgtcaccttctccagcctccagcaaaaagtcttgcagacacacaggctcaTCTTGCAttatctctgcctctgtttcatcctcagcagccggaaccactgctctggtctcagttgccacagctccagtcatccaatatctgtctgctcctgccttttcaaaccgacccacatctgggtcctcgcaaccttcacggggccctttaaattcttcaagAAGCAGACCGTATTTCCCTTTGTGCTGGAGCCTGAGGACAGGAGCAGAGCACGGAGCGCCCCACAGCCTGAGGAGGGGCTGcgcctctcctggaggaacccgcgGGTGCCGAGTCCTTTGGGCTCCCCACCAGCTTTCAGCCGGGTGGCGTCTCAACCCGAGGGGCCGATGCCTCCggcactggcagggcctccaccccttccTGTCCATCACacctccgctcctccatttctggggctgacggctcccctacatcctccacctgccccacAGCACCCGGCAGCCTGCGCGCCCACACTGCTGCTTCTCGTGCCGCTTCTTCTCGGGCCAAGCACTTCATGGTGACGTcatttcagtcagctttctcTCGGgatggaccccagtcctccaccccttcccaggacCACAGGTCCACAGGGGACACTCGGGTGTCTCCCCGTCCACAGGGGCAGCcactgaaacactccttccatgaggcAGCCTGCTCTTTTTCCTTGGTCGCCGGTGGACCCTGCTGAGTGTGGCcaattgtcttgctaatgggtttcagccctgggccagttcactatggattcagtgtgaccaaagaaatgacagtagaacattcttggggtgaaagggttatacccaaccttatttccatggtggcaggtcagtcactaaaatctcattcattcagagtgagtctgcagtgcagcaagcccgtctctgggccttggcgctgccaccactccagcctctgctctgcagccctgcatccctgccaccatgtcgcccagagcactgggcggagctctttatatagagtccataatgacgtattgcccacacctgtgcagggagctagccgaccagggccaggtgagaatcctggccgcaggaaccttcactttatccacagtcacCGTGTGTTGAACTGAACCAGGCGCCTCtgtcagcatttcatttgttgtcaTGACTGAGTGTTCTCATCTTTTCCAGCATAAACTTCACAAGGGTAGAGACTTTCTCATTAATGTTTGTGTTCCTAAGGTCTGGCATGgtatctggcacatagttggGGCCTGGCATATGAGTCTTGGACAGGAATCTTACTTTTAGGTACCCATGACCTGAGTTAGCTAAGTCACCCCAGCTAATGGTGTTTTTTTCCCAAATGGTGCCTGCCTGCATCAACTTGGCTGAACTTCCATTGAGAGGGGAAGACATCAGTGCTTAATGAGTGTGTGCTCTATTCCTAATGCCCTCTGCTACCCTGAGGTCACCTGGGGCGAGGGAAGCTTAACAAGCAAAAGGCAGGCGTCTCAGGAGCCTTGCCAGGGCTGGTCCAAAGGGAGCCTGTGGCTTCCTCAGAGCTCAGGGAGGAAGGAGGCTGCAGCCCTGGCAAGTTCTTGGACCAACTTGTCCGTGTCCTGTCTTAGGTACCTGTGCCACTAACTGACCGGCGGCGGCGCTTCCTGGCCATGAAGTGGATGATTACAGAGTGCAGGGAGAAGAAGCACCGGCGGACGCTGATGCCAGAGAAGCTGTCGCATGAGCTGCTGGAGGCTTTTCACAACCAGGGCCCTGTGATTAAGAGGAAGCATGACATGCACAAGATGGCGGAGGCCAACCGCGCCCTGGCCCACTATCGCTGGTGGTAGTGGGACGGTGGAGGTTCCAGGAGCCTGGGGCTCCCTGCTGCAAGAAATCATGTGAGCCACTGTCACACTGAAAAACACCTGTGGATTAAGGATGTAGTTCCTTTTGAAGGGCAGGCAGGCCTCAAAAGGATGAagcagcatgtttatgacttgttAGTCTTTTTTCTATTTGGGGCTAGAACTCCTGCCCCATCTCCTTGAAAAGACGGGGGACATTGTCTTGAATTTTCCCTGGGACACTTAGGGCCCATCCAGCCTTCTCTTCCCTCTACTTGGTGTGGACCTTGGGATGATATGATAGGAAGCAGTTTTAGTAACAGAAAAGGTTTATTAGAAAATTCTCGCCCTGAACTGGTGTAACACGTGATGTGGTACTGCCATGCATTAAAACCAGCTGGAGGAAGGATGCTCGTTTTCCAAGAGGTCCTTGTACAAAATGTATAAAAAGCAGTTTCTGGTGTGATTTGtgttctgcctctgcctcttaaCGTCCCAAAGCCTCCCACCAATGGCTGCAGGTACCTATTAGACAGATGGGGAAACAAAGGCCCCAGGGTAGGTGTCGCCTGAGTGGTTACAGGGCAGAGCGGTGGTTAGGCGTCCCCCTCCTGTGCCTGGCCCAGGTGTCAGGTGATGGGAGAGAGGCTGATGGGCCTGAGCGGGGAGGTCTGGTTGTTGTCTTCCTCAAATCACATATGGGGGAGGAAAGGTGCTCCGGGCAGGACCACAGTGTAAGTGAGAAACTTATACTTGGGAGCAGCTTAAAGTCTGGAAGGGAAGAAGTCTGTGGGAGAGGGAAAGACACCACTGCCAGGGTGGGAGGCGCTGTTCCCACGGGAGCCTGGTCTGGAGGCCTAGTCGGAAACCTCGCTGTAGTAGTACTTGTGGGCAGCCGGGGTGGTCTTCCAGCCAGCTGCCCGGAACTCGATGAtctccagcagcagcagctgggccaGGGAGCTGAGGCCAGTTGGGAGCAGAAAGCCATCCCGGACCAGGACAAAGAGCTCATCCATGCGCTGCCTGTTCATCTTCTCCAGCTGCTCCCCGACCCGGTGCAGCTGCAGCACCAGGCAGTCCACCTGCAGGGGCAGCAGGAGGTGACTTccagggcagggctggcctgTCACAGAGCAgccatttactgagtgcttgctGTGCACCAAGTACAGCGCTTGCCTCTACATAACTCACACTCCATCCTCACCACGCAGTGGGTGTTACCCGCATCTGACACAAGAGGAAACATTCGGGTTTGCCTGAGCTCTCACTGGGGCCAGGCTAGACTCAGGTCATCTCCAAACTGTTGCTTAACTCCACTTCTCCCCCACACTGCCTGACCTGGCGTGGTTTCTGGGCCACCTGTTTCCACAGCTGCCTGAGGCTTTCACCATTCCTGTCATGGGTTGGCTTTCCCACCGGGGAGGAAGCCTCTGAGCCAGTAAGTTTTGGCTGCTCTCTGTGCTGAATAAATTCCAGACCTGGCAGCTAGTCTTATAACAAGCCTTAAATGCCCCCACCAGGCTCCTGCCCCAGGAAGTGATGCTCTTGAAAGCCTCCGTGGGTAGCGGACTGGCATACTAAACTGAGCCAAAGGCTGCCCACCTCCAGAGCCTTCCATGCCAGGgccacccacctcctcctccttgcTCAGGCTGTCGGGCTGGGCCAGCCGGAAGAGGCAGTCATAGACGGGGCTCACCAGAGCCATCATGGGCATGTTGTTCACCTGTTGGGGGAGAACAGGCCAGGGCACTGGTTTAGTGACCAGGAGAGACGGGACATCTCTACAACATAGGGTGGCTGGTGGGGTCTCACCCTCAGGTAGTCAAAGATGTTGCAGATAAAGGTGACATAGCAGACCCAGCCCTGCAGGGAGCGCGCTCGTAGCTGTTCCCGAGCCTGATACTCCTGCTGCAACCGGTTGAGGAGTCCACGCCGGAAGACACTCTGGCCTGCCTGCTTGCTCTCTGCCTGTGAGCAGAGGAAAGTGACGGTGAGTGGCAGGGTGGTGCCAATGCACCCCCCACCCAAGCTGAGGATCGTCCTGTCCCACTCCTCTCCTGCCTCTGTCCTGCAGGCCAGGGCTTCTGCCAACTGCTGAAGCAACTTCCTCAAAGTGTCT
The sequence above is a segment of the Manis pentadactyla isolate mManPen7 chromosome 4, mManPen7.hap1, whole genome shotgun sequence genome. Coding sequences within it:
- the MRPS7 gene encoding 28S ribosomal protein S7, mitochondrial encodes the protein MTHRFRALGSLFLVSRHSLRHTGGMPVGSSSPKKMAARVVTATREWSRLALGSRSAVLRLPELTQVRWSRYGPEYRDPQIDKDYYRKPLAELTEEEKYERELKKTQFIKAAPATKTSSVFEDPVISKFTNMMMKGGNKVLARSLMTQTLEAVKRKQFEKYHAAAAEEQAAIERNPYTIFHEALKNCEPVIGLVPILKGGHFYQVPVPLTDRRRRFLAMKWMITECREKKHRRTLMPEKLSHELLEAFHNQGPVIKRKHDMHKMAEANRALAHYRWW
- the MIF4GD gene encoding MIF4G domain-containing protein isoform X1, translated to MVMGDPGREEYKIQSFDAETQQLLKTALKDPGAVDLEKVANVIVDHSLQDCVFSKEAGRMCYAIIEAESKQAGQSVFRRGLLNRLQQEYQAREQLRARSLQGWVCYVTFICNIFDYLRVNNMPMMALVSPVYDCLFRLAQPDSLSKEEEVDCLVLQLHRVGEQLEKMNRQRMDELFVLVRDGFLLPTGLSSLAQLLLLEIIEFRAAGWKTTPAAHKYYYSEVSD
- the MIF4GD gene encoding MIF4G domain-containing protein isoform X2 gives rise to the protein MVMGDPGREEYKIQSFDAETQQLLKTALKDPGAVDLEKVANVIVDHSLQDCVFSKEAGRMCYAIIEAESKQAGQSVFRRGLLNRLQQEYQAREQLRARSLQGWVCYVTFICNIFDYLRVNNMPMMALVSPVYDCLFRLAQPDSLSKEEEASPALEVTSCCPCRWTAWCCSCTGSGSSWRR